ATCAACGCGGCTGATTGGCCCAGCACTTACAAACGTCAAGGGCACGCGGCAAGGCGTGCCCTTGGAGGGAAAGCGTGGGCGGCCGAAGCGCGCCGCTGCTTGAGACTACCAGACCGAGCAGCGGTTCTCCGGGTTCATCGGAGTACCCGACTTGCACTCGAAGGCTTGCGCGAACTCCGGCAAGTTCGAGAGCGGCCCGTTGACGCGATAGCGCGGCGCCGAGTGCGGATCGTTCACCACCTGCATGCGCGCCGCTTCCTCGCGGTACTTCGCGCACCAGATCTGGCCGTTGGAGATGAAGAACTGCTGGTCCTCGGTGAAGCCGTCCGCTTGGACGTGCTCCGGGGCATCTTTGCGCAGCGAGCGATAGGCCGCAAACGCCAGCTTCAGGCCACCCATGTCGGCGATGTTCTCGCCCAGGGTGAGCTTGCCGTTGATCTTCACACCGGGCAGCACCTCGTAGCTCGAGTACTGCTCGGCCACGCAGGCGGTCTTGCCCTTGAAGGTCTTCTCCACCGGTGGCTCCCACCAGTTCTTCAGGTTGCCGTCCTTGTCGAACTGCGAACCCTCGTCGTCGAAGCCGTGCGTCAGCTCGTGTCCGACCACCATGCCCATGGCCCCCAGGTTGACCGGCACCGCAGCCTTCACGTCGTAGAACGGCGGCTGCAGGATTCCAGCGGGAAACACCATGTGGTTCTTGTTCGGGTGATAGTACGCGTTCACCGTGGGCGGGCTCATCTCCCAGCGCTCGCGATCCACCGGCTTACCCAGCTGAGAGAGATCATCCTTCAGCTTCCACTTCTCCGCACCGAGTACGTTGGCCGCAAACTCCTTGCCAACGGTGAAGTCGTAGCTCTTCCACTTGCTCGGGTAGCCGATCAGGTAGGCCATCGCCTTCAGCTTCTGCTTGGCGCGTTGGCGCGTCGTCGCGTCCATCCAGTCGAGGTTGTCGACCTCCTTGTCGAAGGCAGCAGCGATCGCGTGGACGTAGCTCTCTGCAGCGGACTTGCTCTCCCCACCGAAGTGCTCAGCGACGAAGGGCTGCGCTAGCGCCTCACCCAGCGCGTCGTCGGTGAAGGCCACGCAGCGCTTCCAGCGCGCCTCGATCTCTTCTTGACCTGTGAGCAGCTTGTTCAGCTTGAAGTTCTCGTCGACGAACGCCTTGCTCAAGGTAGGCGCCATGTTGTGGAGCACCTGCCAGGTCAGGTAGTTCTTCCACTGCGCCGGCTTGAACTTCGGGAGGATGTCATTCACTCCCGCGAAGAACTCCTTGCTGGTGATGCTGATGTCCTTGAGCTCCGGGGCCCCGATGGCCGCGAAGTAGCTCTTCCAGTCGAAGCGCGGCAGCGTCTTCTCGACGCCCTCGAGGTCGACCTTGTTGTAGAGCTTCTTTGGGTCGCGCCGCTCCACCTTGGTCTTGGAGACTTCTGCCAGGGCGGTCTCGATCTTCAACACGTCCTTCGCGGCCGCCTTGGCGGCGGGCGCCTTCATGCCCCCAAGCTCGAGCATGCGCGCGACGTGAGCTTCGTAGTCGGCGAGCAGCTTCTTCTTCTTCTCGAGCGCCTCCAGGGCCTCCTTGGTCGGAGGCGCTGCCTTCGCCTCGCTCGGGTGCTTCGCCGGGTCACTCGTGTGCTTGGGCAGCGCAGCAGGCTCCAGAATGTAGTAGTCGCGGTCCGGTAGGCCGAGACCGTTCTGATCCATGAAGCCGATCATCTTGGTGGCGTCGGCGAAATCTTGCTGCGCGGAAATATCGAAGAGGGCCCAGATGCGGTGCTCGTGCAGCTTGGTCACCGCGGCGATCAAGCTTTTTTGATCGCGGACGCCCTGGATCTGCTTGAGCAGCGGCTGCAGAGGCTTGGTGCCCTCCCCCTCGATGGCCTTCTCGTCCATGCAGGCTGCGTAGTAGGAGCCGAGGGCCTTCTTCACCGGCTCGGCGTCGGTCGCCTTGCCTGCCTCCTCGAGGATGCGCCGCAGCTCCTTCTCATTCTCCTCGTGGATCACCGAGAAGGAGCGCACCCAGCGCGCCTTGTCCGAGGGGATCTGTGTGTTCTTGATCCAGCCGCCGCAGGCGAAGCTGTAGAAGTCCGTACAGGGGTCGACGCTCTTGTCCATCGCCGCAGCGTCCAGGCCCACTTCCGCGAGGGAACGCTGGACCGTCGGCTTGCCCGGGGGCTCTGGGGGGACCGGGGGCGCCGTGTCAGGCGGCGCCTCAGTGGCAGCTCCACCGCCACAGGCGACGAAGCAACCCGCAACGAGCGCACCAGCGAGGGGCGCACGCACCAGGTGAGCGAAAGAGCGGACGGGGTTCTGTCGAGGGTCTTGCTTGGGGTAGGACATTGGCGCCGGGGACACTACCAAAGAAGCCCGGAGCGCCAAACGCCGGGAACCCGGTAAGTTTGCCAAAAGGCAGAAGGCACAACGGATCTCGCGCTTTGCGCCAGCGGTCCCTTGCTAGAGTCAGCGGCTATGTCAGCCACCCGTGTTGGTCCCGGCTCTGCCCTGGGTGCCGCCCTGCTGTTGGTCCTGGTGAGCCTTGCTTGCAAGTCCAAGCAAGCCTGTGACGACCACGCCCTGCCCGGTGGGCCAAGCCTGCGTGAGTGGCGCCTGCGTAGCGGCGACACCAGTGACGCCGCTAGCGCCCGCGACCCCACCCAGTCCGACCCAGGCAGGCAACGGCGCGGCTCCCGGTTTAGTGCGAGGCCGCTCGACCAGCGCGGGCGACCCATCTCTATTTCCGTATGGCTATTTTGATGTCAGCGGACGAGGCGCAAAGAACGACTTCTGCCAGGTGGTGCGCTCCACGCGCACCTTACAGTGCGACACGGGCAGCATGACCTTCCAGTCGAGCGCGAACTTGGACCTCGGCTACAACCGCACTGGGCGCATGGAGGACGCTAACGGCGACGGAAAGGAAGACTTCTGTCGCTGCGTTGGGGACTCACCCAATGTCCACTACGCGTGCCTGATCTCAAACGGGAACTCCTTCGCCAGCGATCAATTCGGCCTCAAGCCACCGGGGCGTACCAACTGCGACTTCTTGAACGCCCAGGCGGCACCCGCCGCGACGCTACCTCCCGCGCCGCCGCCCGTTGCTGCCGCACCCACCGACGATTGCGGCGGCAAGTGCGCAAAGTTCGAGGGCACGCGCTGCGTTAGCGGCTCCTGCATGCTCGGTCCGAACGAACTTTGGGTGGTCGCCCCGATCGCCGTCCGGGTCTACGAAGGCCGGTCTTGCGGCGGACGCTGCAACACCAGCATCTGTCTGTCGGACACGAACGGCCAGGATAAGCACTGCACCCCGAACTTCGCGTTCGAAAAAGGTAGCAAAGGCGTGAGCGACAACCGGGGCCGCTACCGTCTAGGGGTCTTCCCGGGCAACTCGGGCGGCAAGATCGTCAGCACCGAACAGCTATTGAGGGATGGCATCCAGGTGGAGTTCGTGGACGGCACGCGCTTGGTGGAGCGCTTTCCCCGAGTCGCGCGCTTCGACGGCATCTCGGCGGGAGATCTGCTGTTCAAGGGAGGCCTCGTGCTGCGCCTGCAGGGGAACCTGTTCTACTCGATCACGGTTTCGATCAAGCACCACATCGAAGGCGACTAGGCGGGCGCTCCTCCCCCAAAAATCCTCACGGAATTCTAGAGGCGGGCGAGTTTTGCCGCGAACTACCACGACAGGACTCTACCAGGGGCTAGTGCTTGGCTTCGAATCGGTAGATGTCTCCGCGGCTGTAGTCTGCCAGGTAGATCTCGCCTTTGGCGTCCTGACCAAAGGTGCTGATCAAGTAGGGCCATTGGCCCAAGCTCTGTAGCGGCAGCATGGGCTCGCCGGGGTCGAGTTCCTTCGGCAAGGCGACGGACCAGACGCGGCCGTCCACGAAGTCGCCGAATACGTAGTGGCCAGCGAGCTCCGGGAGCTTCTGTCCGTGGTAGACGAAGCCGCCAGTGATGCTCTTGCCGAGCTCGTGATTGTACTCGGTGATCGGATCGACGAGGCCGGCGGTGGTGCAGTCGTCGTCGCTGGCAAAGCAGTGACGCCCCTCCCGAGTGTTCCACCCGAGATTGTCGCCGGCGCGCACGTAGTCGACCTCTTCCCAGGTGTTCTGTCCGACATCGGCGACCAGCGCGCGCCCTTGGGGGTCGAAGCTGAAGCGCCAGGGGTTTCTGAGGCCGTAGGCCCAAATCTCCGGGCGAGCGTCGCTCTGGCTGAGGAACGGGTTGTCCTTGGGGACCGCGTATTCCTTGCCCTCGTCCTTGTGGTCGACGTCGATGCGCAGGAGCTTCCCGAGCAGCGTCTTGAGGCTTTGACCGTTACCGTGGGGATCATTCTTGAAGCCGCCATCTCCGGTGGCAACGTAGAGGTAACCGTCCGGCCCAAACGCTAGCTGACCCCCATCGTGGTTCTCATAGGGTTGCTCGAAATCGAGCAACACTCGGGTCTCCTTGGCGGGTCGCTTGCCAAGCTCCGCGACGGGTAAATGCCACTCGGAAACGATGGTGCGGAGCTCGCCGGCCTTGGGGTTGTAGTTGAGGTAGAACAGCCCGTTCTCCCCGTACTTGGGATGAAACGCCAATCCCAGGAGGCCCAGCTCGGAGTTGGTTCGCACCTCCAGCTTGACCACCAGCGGCGCTTTCTCCGCATCGATTGCCTCACCGGACTCGGGCACCTCGACGTAGCGAGCAGTGCCCCCCTTCTCCAGGAACACCGCGTGGTCCGCCTGGCCAGGCACGAACTGGATGTCCGTCGGCTCCGACAGACCCGTCACGACTTGCACCAGTTGAACGCCCGACGCCGCGCGACTTGCCGCTCCGGCGGAGTCCACGCTCGGCGGCGAATACCCCGTATCGAAGGCCCGCACCAAGCCGCGGCGGATGGTTCGCCCTCCAAAGGTCAGACCGAGCGCAATCAGCGCGAGGGCACCGAGGGCGATCCAGTAGCGGCGCTTCATGCCATCTCATATCGCGCTTCTGGGGACGCGTGGCTACGGCACACGACAAAAAAAGAGCGGCGGCGCGCCACACCCGGGTGACTCGCCGCCGAAAGGTCTACTCGAAGGACTCGGACTCAGAAGCCGAAGGAGCCCTTCACGCCGAGCGTCAGCCACTGGTGCATGGCGGTCTCCTCGATGTCGGCGTCTTTGCCCGCCGAGTCGGTCGTCTTCGAGTACTGGCCCAGCGCGAACGACACGTAGGGTCCGACACCGATGCCATCCGCGACCTGGAAGTCAGCCCCACCGTTGAGCGAGATGAACTCGAGGCCGCTCAGGCTGAAGTCTTGGGACTGACCACCGGCTTCGCGACTCATCGAGATGTCTTCGAAACCAAATCCGAGTCCGAACCAGGGGTCCAGATTTTCCCCACGGGAAAGGTGATACTGCGCCTGGATACCGTAGCGCAGCTGGTTCGCGCTGCAGTCCACGCCCGAGGGGCACGCATCGTCCGCGACGCTCAAGACCGCATAGCCGAAGTAGGCCCCCAGCATGATCTCGGGCGTCACGAAGTAGCCGGCGTCGAGCTGCAATGCTGGAAAGGCACTCGACACGGTGTCGGAGAGCTTGAACTCCGTCGTCTGTCCAGCCACGGTGACGTCATCCTGCACCTTGCCCATGGGGATACCGTACCCAGCGCGCAGGCCGAGGCTGATCGGCTTGTCTTGCGCCATGGCGGTGGAAGAGAACAGGCCAAGCAGAGTTGCAGCGCCAGCGGCGCTCACGAGCAGCTTCTTCATACTAGCTCCTTTGGGGTGGCGGATGACGCAGCACCCATCTTAGATATTCAAATCAATCGTTCAGGCCTGGCGCTGCTTAGGGGATCGAGGTTTGGGTCAAGCAGGCCAGGTCAAGCAGCTCGGCAGTGTTGCCGATGTGACTCCACATACGGCGCGCCCTGGATTTCCCTCCCTGATATCGGGCCCGATTTCCTGACATTGGACTCCGCTGCGCACCCCCATTCGCAGAGCGTCAGAAAAAGCAAAGTCATCCTCGGTTTCCGTGAGCGAAAACCAGTCCAAGCACCGTCTAAGCGGCCTCGAACAGCGGCCGCAGCGCTCGAGGTCGCTTTCCTGAGTCGCGAGAACACGAATTTCCGCACAGATTCGCCAGTAGGTCAGGTTCGCTTCCCAGCGCCGAGCCTCCACCAACCAGACGGGCGTTTGGCGGTTCCGCGGTGATCCGACCTGCAGCAAAGTGCGGCTCGGCCCGCCGCAGCGGGCCCTCTCCAGCACCGAAGCGGCGCTTTCGCCAGGCTGGGCGCTGCTAACCAGCTGCTTGGCGGGCCGTGGCTGGCGCCGGGGCCGCGGATCTGCTTTACCGGAGTCGCCCCCCCATGCTGAAACACTTACAGAAGCGGCTCGGGAGC
This Polyangiaceae bacterium DNA region includes the following protein-coding sequences:
- a CDS encoding M13 family metallopeptidase, encoding MSYPKQDPRQNPVRSFAHLVRAPLAGALVAGCFVACGGGAATEAPPDTAPPVPPEPPGKPTVQRSLAEVGLDAAAMDKSVDPCTDFYSFACGGWIKNTQIPSDKARWVRSFSVIHEENEKELRRILEEAGKATDAEPVKKALGSYYAACMDEKAIEGEGTKPLQPLLKQIQGVRDQKSLIAAVTKLHEHRIWALFDISAQQDFADATKMIGFMDQNGLGLPDRDYYILEPAALPKHTSDPAKHPSEAKAAPPTKEALEALEKKKKLLADYEAHVARMLELGGMKAPAAKAAAKDVLKIETALAEVSKTKVERRDPKKLYNKVDLEGVEKTLPRFDWKSYFAAIGAPELKDISITSKEFFAGVNDILPKFKPAQWKNYLTWQVLHNMAPTLSKAFVDENFKLNKLLTGQEEIEARWKRCVAFTDDALGEALAQPFVAEHFGGESKSAAESYVHAIAAAFDKEVDNLDWMDATTRQRAKQKLKAMAYLIGYPSKWKSYDFTVGKEFAANVLGAEKWKLKDDLSQLGKPVDRERWEMSPPTVNAYYHPNKNHMVFPAGILQPPFYDVKAAVPVNLGAMGMVVGHELTHGFDDEGSQFDKDGNLKNWWEPPVEKTFKGKTACVAEQYSSYEVLPGVKINGKLTLGENIADMGGLKLAFAAYRSLRKDAPEHVQADGFTEDQQFFISNGQIWCAKYREEAARMQVVNDPHSAPRYRVNGPLSNLPEFAQAFECKSGTPMNPENRCSVW
- a CDS encoding PQQ-dependent sugar dehydrogenase — protein: MKRRYWIALGALALIALGLTFGGRTIRRGLVRAFDTGYSPPSVDSAGAASRAASGVQLVQVVTGLSEPTDIQFVPGQADHAVFLEKGGTARYVEVPESGEAIDAEKAPLVVKLEVRTNSELGLLGLAFHPKYGENGLFYLNYNPKAGELRTIVSEWHLPVAELGKRPAKETRVLLDFEQPYENHDGGQLAFGPDGYLYVATGDGGFKNDPHGNGQSLKTLLGKLLRIDVDHKDEGKEYAVPKDNPFLSQSDARPEIWAYGLRNPWRFSFDPQGRALVADVGQNTWEEVDYVRAGDNLGWNTREGRHCFASDDDCTTAGLVDPITEYNHELGKSITGGFVYHGQKLPELAGHYVFGDFVDGRVWSVALPKELDPGEPMLPLQSLGQWPYLISTFGQDAKGEIYLADYSRGDIYRFEAKH
- a CDS encoding outer membrane beta-barrel protein yields the protein MKKLLVSAAGAATLLGLFSSTAMAQDKPISLGLRAGYGIPMGKVQDDVTVAGQTTEFKLSDTVSSAFPALQLDAGYFVTPEIMLGAYFGYAVLSVADDACPSGVDCSANQLRYGIQAQYHLSRGENLDPWFGLGFGFEDISMSREAGGQSQDFSLSGLEFISLNGGADFQVADGIGVGPYVSFALGQYSKTTDSAGKDADIEETAMHQWLTLGVKGSFGF